The Populus alba chromosome 6, ASM523922v2, whole genome shotgun sequence genome contains a region encoding:
- the LOC118048061 gene encoding uncharacterized protein: MASTSAVSMALPLTYASQKRVPASEAFFKPLPARPSTAMSASKSGGRFQVKASLKEKLVTGLTAGALTASMVIPEVAEAAGSGTSPSLKNFLLSIVAGGVVLGAIVGAVIGVSNFDPVKRG, from the coding sequence ATGGCTTCAACTTCAGCTGTTTCAATGGCCTTGCCATTAACTTATGCAAGCCAAAAGAGGGTTCCGGCCTCCGAGGCTTTCTTCAAGCCACTCCCAGCGAGGCCATCTACGGCCATGTCAGCATCAAAATCCGGTGGTAGGTTTCAAGTCAAGGCTTCGTTGAAGGAGAAGTTGGTCACTGGATTGACAGCAGGTGCTCTTACAGCTTCCATGGTGATTCCAGAGGTAGCTGAAGCAGCTGGGTCTGGGACTTCTCCTTCTCTCAAGAACTTCTTGCTCAGCATTGTGGCTGGTGGAGTTGTGCTTGGTGCCATTGTTGGTGCAGTGATCGGAGTTTCCAATTTCGACCCTGTCAAGCGGGGTTAA
- the LOC118048060 gene encoding mechanosensitive ion channel protein 10: MEAGEGVIDKKGTNDLVIHISSTNQDATAKAYSFSKNSQLGSSPKDSSSNLELTEFENLSVRVQTSPSSEIPKRSPAPSPTPHKPPKIPTTDSITRRKSLARSEFSKPKSRLVEPSYPYDAILKEEMKTGQSGNSSSPLNVASPNRTLGVTTPRDNLRSAPITPKTPLIGTPGLDDDDDEEVYKTAILNLGKITGKKWKVLPLIELVAFVCIMGLLIASLTVDGLLNSKIWSLKLWKWGVLVLVIFCGRLFTEWFMNVLVFLIERNFLLKKKVLYFVYGLKKSVQACIWLGLVLLAWGLLFESGVKRSRRTTKSLNNVTRALAGCLIGAAIWLAKTFSLKLLASSFHVTRFFDRIQESIFHQYVLITLSGPPVMEMAESIASTRTLPGQLSFTNTNKRNEEKKEEVIDVDKLKKMKHGKISAWTMKGLINVISGSGLSTLSNNLDQSDEEDGEKKDEEITSEWEARAAAYKIFRNVAKPHCKYIEEDDLLRFMKKEEVDNVIPLFEGATETRKIKRSALKNWLVNVYNERKSLAHSLNDTKTAIEELNKLASAAVLVVIVAVWLLVMGYLTTKVLVFISSQLLLVVFIFGNSAKTVFEAIIFVFVMHPFDVGDRCVIDGVQMVVEEMNILTTVFLRYDNEKIFYPNTVLATKPISNFYRSPEMSDSVEFAVDISTSIETIGALKARIKTYLESKPQHWRPGHSVQVKEIENVNKMRMALYVNHTINFQNSGDRGNRRSDLVFELKKCFEDLGIKYHLLPQQVHLSYVGTTASVAPTLAR, translated from the exons ATGGAAGCTGGCGAAGGAGTGATAGACAAGAAAGGAACAAATGACCTGGTGATTCACATTTCATCCACGAATCAAGATGCTACTGCTAAAGCTTACTCCTTTTCGAAGAATTCCCAGTTGGGTTCTTCTCCAAAAGACTCATCATCAAATCTTGAGCTAACAGAGTTCGAGAATCTGTCGGTGAGAGTTCAAACATCTCCTTCTTCAGAGATACCAAAGCGAAGCCCAGCTCCGAGTCCAACACCACACAAGCCTCCAAAAATCCCAACAACAGACTccataacaagaagaaaatcacTTGCAAGGTCTGAATTTTCGAAGCCAAAATCAAGACTGGTAGAGCCATCCTATCCATATGATGCAATCTTAAAGGAAGAGATGAAGACCGGCCAGTCGGGGAATTCAAGCTCACCGCTTAATGTTGCTTCACCAAATCGCACACTTGGTGTTACTACACCAAGGGATAACTTGAGGTCAGCTCCAATCACCCCAAAAACACCCTTGATTGGAACGCCAGGACtagacgatgatgatgatgaggaggtCTATAAGACGGCAATTCTTAATTTGGGCAAAATTACAGGTAAGAAATGGAAAGTATTACCCTTGATTGAGTTAGTTGCATTTGTGTGCATTATGGGACTGTTAATTGCCAGCTTGACTGTTGACGGATTGCTGAATTCAAAGATTTGGAGTTTGAAGTTATGGAAATGGGGTGTGCTCGTATTAGTTATTTTCTGTGGTAGATTATTTACCGAGTGGTTTATGAATGTTTTGGTTTTCTTGATTGAAAGGAACTTCTTGCTTAAGAAGAAGGTGCTTTATTTTGTATATGGGTTGAAAAAGAGTGTTCAGGCTTGTATTTGGCTAGGCTTGGTACTGCTAGCTTGGGGTTTGTTGTTTGAAAGTGGAGTTAAACGATCCAGGCGAACTACCAAGAGTCTGAATAACGTTACAAGAGCCCTTGCTGGTTGTCTCATCGGGGCTGCTATATGGCTGGCGAAAACCTTTTCACTTAAGTTACtagcttcttcttttcatgTTACCAGATTCTTTGATAGAATTCAGGAATCAATATTTCATCAGTATGTTCTCATAACTCTTTCTGGGCCTCCCGTGATGGAGATGGCTGAAAGCATTGCGAGCACTAGGACGCTGCCGGGCCAGTTGAGTTTTACGAACACTAACAAACGgaatgaagagaaaaaagaagaggtgATTGATGTTGATAAGCTTAAGAAAATGAAACATGGGAAGATCTCTGCTTGGACCATGAAGGGATTGATTAATGTGATTAGTGGTTCTGGCTTATCCACCCTCTCCAACAACCTTGACCAGAGTGATGAGGAGGATGGTGAGAAGAAGGATGAAGAGATAACTAGTGAGTGGGAAGCAAGGGCTGCGGCATATAAGATTTTCAGGAATGTGGCAAAGCCTCATTGCAA GTACATCGAAGAAGATGACCTCTTGCGGTTCATGAAAAAGGAAGAGGTGGACAACGTAATTCCACTCTTTGAAGGAGCAACAGAAACTCGAAAGATCAAGAGATCAGCTTTAAAAAATTGGCTG GTGAATGTTTATAATGAGCGCAAATCATTGGCACACTCCTTGAATGACACAAAAACAGCCATTGAGGAGCTGAACAAATTGGCTTCTGCTGCTGTGCTTGTTGTGATCGTTGCTGTGTGGTTGCTTGTGATGGGATATTTAACAACCAAAGTGCTTGTCTTCATTTCATCTCAATTATTACTCGTGGTTTTCATTTTTGGTAACAGTGCCAAGACCGTGTTCGAAGCTATCATATTTGTGTTCGTCATGCACCCATTTGATGTTGGTGATCGTTGTGTCATTGATGGAGTGCAG ATGGTTGTTGAAGAGATGAACATTTTGACCACTGTCTTTTTAAGATACGACAATGAGAAAATATTCTATCCAAATACAGTTCTTGCTACCAAACCTATCAGCAACTTTTACAGGAGCCCAGAAATGAGTGATTCTGTGGAATTCGCTGTTGATATATCCACTTCGATAGAGACTATTGGAGCTCTGAAAGCTAGGATAAAAAC GTACTTGGAGAGCAAGCCACAGCACTGGCGGCCTGGTCACAGTGTTCAAGTTAAAGAGATTGAGAATGTGAATAAGATGAGAATGGCCCTCTATGTTAATCACACTATAAACTTCCAGAACAGTGGAGATAGGGGAAACAGAAGATCTGATCTGGTGTTTGAGTTGAAGAAATGTTTCGAAGATCTTGGTATTAAGTACCATCTTCTGCCTCAACAAGTTCACCTCAGCTATGTCGGGACAACAGCTTCAGTAGCTCCAACGCTTGCAAGATGA